One Ahaetulla prasina isolate Xishuangbanna chromosome 1, ASM2864084v1, whole genome shotgun sequence DNA window includes the following coding sequences:
- the LOC131205163 gene encoding snaclec GPIB-binding protein subunit beta-like: MRMWSWLFICIFLGITSMHDVSAQTCLCAQGLCASGWVQYKSACYKVVKQRYSWTEAEISCQSYNPTSHLASIHSVEENDFIFHLMGQPVDYNKGEAYWIGAHDTFKEGTFVWTDGSRFDFNSFPSEQPDGLGGEHYLGSWFIRNGKISWNDYGNSWKLLSVCKYYLANRGCSSC, encoded by the exons ATGAGAATGTGGTCCTGGTTATTTATCTGTATCTTTCTGGGCATCACTTCCATGCATG ATGTCTCTGCCCAGACCTGTCTTTGTGCCCAGGGTTTGTGTGCAAGTGGCTGGGTGCAATATAAGTCTGCCTGCTATAAGGTTGTGAAGCAGCGATACTCCTGGACTGAAGCTGAG ATATCTTGCCAGAGTTACAATCCGACCTCCCACTTGGCCTCCATACATAGCGTGGAAGAAAatgatttcatttttcatttgatGGGCCAACCAGTGGACTACAACAAAGGAGAGGCCTACTGGATTGGTGCACATGACACCTTCAAG GAGGGAACCTTTGTGTGGACAGATGGTTCAAGATTTGATTtcaattcatttccttctgaacaaCCTGATGGATTGGGAGGAGAACACTATCTTGGCTCCTGGTTTATACGCAATG GAAAGATTTCCTGGAATGATTATGGCAATTCATGGAAACTCTTATCTGTTTGTAAATATTATCTAGCAAATAG AGGATGCTCTTCTTGTTAG
- the OSBP gene encoding oxysterol-binding protein 1 isoform X2, which produces MGFSATTDESGDEESVSQTDKTELQNTLRTLSSKVEDLSTCNDLIAKHGTALQRSLSELETLKLPAESNEKIKQINERATLFRITSNAMINACRDFLMLAQTHSKKWQKSLQYERDQRIRLEETLEQLAKQHNHLERAFRGATVLPANAPGNMDSSKDQCCSSKGDMSDEDDDNEFFDAPEIIPMPESMGHRRTDSNISGASSDISLDEQYKHQGEDTKKEKRTRIPHKPNYSLNLWSIMKNCIGKELSKIPMPVNFNEPLSMLQRLTEDLEYHDLLDRAAKCENSLEQLCYVAAFTVSSYSTTVFRTSKPFNPLLGETFELDRLEENGYRSICEQVSHHPPAAAHHADSRHGWTLRQEIKITSKFRGKYLSIMPLGTIHCIFHATGNHYTWKKVTTTVHNIIVGKLWIDQSGEIEILNHKTNERCILKFVPYSYFSRDVARKVTGEVLDPSGKVHFMLLGTWDEKIDCFKVNPSLENGGDSRLRTHETEDIRVVLWKRNPLPKNAENMYYFSELALTLNAPESGTAPTDSRLRPDQRLMENGRWDEANAEKQRLEEKQRLSRKKREAEAMRATEDGTPYDPYKALWFERKKDPDTKEVSHVYRGGYWESKEKQDWNMCPDIF; this is translated from the exons ATGAGTCAGGTGATGAAGAATCTGTATCCCAAACGGACAAGACAGAACTACAGAATACTTTGCGCACCCTTTCCAGCAAGGTGGAGGATCTCAGCACATGTAATGATCTGATTGCCAAACATGGAACAGCTCTGCAGCGCTCGCTCAGTGAACTGGAGACTCTGAAGCTACCAGCTGAGAGCAATGAGAAGATCAAACAAATCAACGAGCGGGCCACGCTCTTCCGCATCACTTCCAATGCCATGATTAAt GCTTGTCGAGACTTCCTAATGCTGGCCCAGACACATAGCAAGAAATGGCAGAAATCTCTACAGTATGAGCGCGACCAGCGTATCCGGTTGGAGGAGACACTAGAGCAGCTGGCTAAGCAACACAATCACCTGGAAAGAGCTTTCCGTGGAGCTACAGTCCTACCCGCCAATGCACCTGGCAACATGGATTCCTCGAAAG ATCAGTGTTGCTCATCAAAGGGCGATATgagtgatgaagatgatgataatgAGTTCTTCGATGCTCCTGAGATCATCCCCATGCCCGAAAGCATGGGACACAG ACGAACAGACAGCAACATCAGCGGTGCCAGCAGTGACATCAGTCTTGATGAGCAG TACAAACATCAGGGAGAGGATactaagaaggagaagagaactcGGATTCCACACAAACCAAATTACAGCCTGAACCTGTGGAGCATCATGAAGAATTGCATTGGCAAGGAGCTGTCCAAGATCCCCATGCCG GTTAATTTCAACGAGCCATTATCCATGTTGCAGCGTCTCACAGAAGACTTGGAATACCATGATTTGTTGGACCGGGCTGCCAAATGTGAAAATTCCTTGGAGCAGCTCTGCTATGTGGCAGCTTTTACTGTATCATCCTACTCCACGACTGTCTTCCGCACTAGCAAGCCATTTAACCCTCTCTTAGGGGAAACGTTTGAGCTAGACCGATTAGAAGAAAATGGCTATCGTTCCATCTGCGAGCAG GTGAGCCACCATCCTCCAGCTGCTGCTCATCATGCTGATTCCAGACATGGTTGGACCCTTCGGCAGGAGATTAAAATCACGAGCAAGTTCCGTGGCAAATACCTCTCAATCATGCCACTTG GTACCATCCATTGTATCTTCCATGCAACTGGCAATCATTACACATGGAAAAAAGTCACCACCACAGTACACAACATCATTGTGGGCAAATTATGGATAGACCAG TCTGGTGAAATTGAGATTCTGAACCATAAAACGAATGAGAGGTGCATTCTCAAATTTGTTCCTTATAGTTACTTCTCCAGAGATGTGGCCAGAAAG GTCACTGGAGAGGTATTGGATCCTTCAGGAAAAGTGCATTTTATGTTGTTGGGCACCTGGGATGAGAAGATTGACTGCTTCAAGGTGAATCCTAGCTTGGAGAATGGTGGTGACAGCCGTCTAAGAACACATGAAACAGAAGACATCAGGGTGGTGTTATGGAAGAGGAACCCACTCCC GAAGAATGCAGAGAACATGTATTATTTCTCAGAGTTGGCTTTGACACTCAATGCCCCAGAAAGTGGTACTGCTCCCACTGACAGCAGACTCCGGCCTGACCAAAGACTCATGGAGAATGGGCGCTGGGATGAGGCCAATGCAGAGAAGCAGCGCTTAGAGGAGAAGCAGCGCCTTTCCCGTAAAAAACGTGAAGCTGAAGCCATGAGGGCGACAGAGGATG GAACCCCATACGATCCCTACAAGGCATTGTGGTTTGAGCGGAAGAAAGATCCTGACACCAAGGAGGTTTCCCATGTATACAGGGGAGGCTACTGGGAAAGCAAAGAGAAACAGGACTGGAACATGTGCCCTGATATCTTCTGA